In Neisseria dentiae, one DNA window encodes the following:
- a CDS encoding lipopolysaccharide biosynthesis protein, translating to MNARKLLGYALGPVGSAAIGIVSLPLISWYYPAEDIGRIVLLQTVSALTLTLAGLGLDQSYIREYHAAENKAALFKAVIVPPLLLTLLFCGGVAVWRLSWPSEAVLEISSSVLGLLCLVFFTSSVLSRYFALILRMQEKAFAFSISQLTPKVLILVFVLVYVAAALPTDTLTLVLAYALSQAVTVGILALQTRRELKAAAAAPLSAPLLKESLRYGVPLALGGLAYWGFTSIDRFLLKELAGLSELGVYSMAVSFGAIALIFQNIFSVIWAPMVFRWVKENTNLDKIGGITESMTGLIAALICIVGIFSPLVTWILPEKYAPVQFILLSSMLFPLLYTLTEVTGIGINVSKKTWLITVFSITALLVNAALLYVLVPALGAKGAAMSTAVAFWVFSVLKSEASARLWLPLPRAKLYGTTFACLAVCLVYTYFGNSGNYYIFALFWLAALAALYRKHRAAIGALTAKAKGRLKR from the coding sequence ATGAATGCACGAAAATTATTGGGCTACGCGCTCGGCCCCGTAGGCAGCGCCGCCATCGGAATCGTTTCCCTGCCGCTGATTTCTTGGTATTACCCTGCCGAAGACATCGGCCGTATCGTGCTGCTGCAAACCGTGTCGGCACTCACCCTCACGCTGGCCGGTTTGGGTTTGGACCAGTCGTATATCCGCGAATACCACGCCGCCGAAAACAAAGCCGCCCTGTTTAAAGCCGTGATTGTGCCGCCGCTGCTGCTGACCCTGCTGTTTTGCGGCGGCGTGGCGGTATGGCGGCTGTCGTGGCCGTCTGAAGCGGTGCTCGAAATCAGCAGCAGCGTTTTGGGTTTGCTGTGTTTGGTGTTTTTTACCAGCTCGGTGCTGTCGCGCTATTTCGCGCTGATTCTGCGCATGCAGGAAAAAGCCTTCGCCTTTTCCATCAGCCAGCTCACGCCGAAAGTGCTGATTTTGGTGTTTGTGCTGGTTTATGTGGCCGCCGCCCTGCCCACCGACACCCTGACGCTGGTGCTGGCCTATGCGTTGTCGCAGGCGGTAACGGTGGGCATTTTGGCCCTGCAAACGCGCCGCGAGCTGAAAGCCGCCGCTGCCGCACCGCTGTCGGCTCCGCTGCTGAAAGAAAGCCTGCGCTACGGCGTGCCGCTGGCTTTGGGCGGGCTGGCCTATTGGGGCTTTACCTCGATAGACCGTTTTCTGCTGAAAGAGCTGGCGGGGCTGTCGGAGCTGGGCGTGTATTCGATGGCGGTGAGTTTCGGCGCGATTGCGCTGATTTTCCAGAATATTTTTTCGGTTATCTGGGCACCGATGGTGTTCAGATGGGTGAAAGAAAACACCAACTTGGATAAAATCGGCGGTATCACCGAATCGATGACCGGCCTGATCGCCGCACTCATCTGCATTGTGGGGATTTTTTCGCCGCTGGTTACTTGGATACTGCCCGAAAAATATGCGCCGGTGCAGTTTATCCTGCTCTCGAGCATGCTGTTTCCGCTGCTCTACACCTTAACCGAAGTAACCGGCATCGGCATCAACGTGAGCAAAAAAACCTGGCTGATTACGGTGTTTTCGATAACCGCCCTGCTGGTGAACGCCGCGCTTTTATATGTTTTGGTGCCCGCCTTGGGCGCGAAAGGTGCGGCCATGTCCACCGCCGTGGCTTTCTGGGTGTTTTCGGTGTTGAAAAGCGAGGCTTCGGCCCGCTTGTGGCTGCCGCTGCCGCGCGCCAAACTCTACGGCACCACCTTTGCCTGCCTGGCGGTATGCCTGGTTTACACTTATTTCGGCAACAGCGGCAATTATTATATTTTCGCCCTGTTCTGGCTGGCCGCATTGGCCGCGCTGTATCGGAAACACCGCGCCGCCATCGGCGCTTTAACGGCGAAAGCGAAAGGCCGTCTGAAAAGATAA
- a CDS encoding DegT/DnrJ/EryC1/StrS family aminotransferase, which yields MQFIDLAAQQARIKPQIDANIQKVLAHGAYILGPEVAELEEQLKAYCGAQYCISVANGTDALQIALMALGVGAGDEVITPGFTYIATAETVALLGAKPVYVDVIESTYNIDPAKLEAAITPRTKAIIPVSLYGQCADFDAINEIAAKHNLPVIEDAAQSFGATYKGRKSCNLTTIACTSFFPSKPLGCYGDGGAVFTNDEELATVIRQIARHGQDRRYHHIRVGVNSRLDTLQAAILLPKLAILEEEMQLRQQVAAWYAAALAEAGIAAPFVEAHNRSAYAQYTVRVKNRDAVQAKLKEAGIPTAVHYPIPLNKQPAVASDAVLPVGDKVAEEVMSLPMHPYLTEAQVRQVAEALKAAV from the coding sequence ATGCAGTTTATCGACCTCGCCGCGCAACAGGCGCGCATCAAACCGCAAATTGATGCCAACATCCAAAAAGTGCTCGCCCACGGTGCCTATATTCTCGGCCCCGAAGTGGCCGAGCTTGAAGAACAGTTGAAAGCCTACTGCGGCGCGCAATACTGCATCAGCGTGGCCAACGGCACCGATGCGCTGCAAATCGCGCTGATGGCCTTGGGCGTGGGCGCGGGCGACGAAGTGATCACCCCCGGTTTCACCTACATCGCCACCGCCGAAACCGTGGCGCTGTTGGGCGCCAAGCCGGTGTATGTGGATGTGATCGAATCCACCTACAACATCGACCCCGCCAAGCTCGAAGCTGCGATTACGCCGCGTACCAAAGCCATTATCCCCGTTTCGCTTTACGGCCAATGCGCCGACTTCGATGCCATCAACGAAATCGCCGCCAAACACAACCTGCCCGTGATTGAAGATGCCGCGCAAAGTTTCGGCGCCACCTACAAAGGCCGCAAATCCTGCAACCTCACCACCATCGCCTGCACCAGCTTCTTCCCCAGCAAACCGCTGGGCTGCTACGGCGACGGCGGCGCGGTGTTTACCAACGACGAAGAGCTGGCAACCGTTATCCGCCAGATTGCCCGCCACGGCCAAGACCGCCGCTACCACCATATCCGCGTGGGCGTAAACAGCCGTCTCGACACCTTGCAGGCCGCGATTCTGCTGCCCAAACTGGCCATACTCGAAGAAGAAATGCAGCTGCGCCAGCAGGTAGCCGCCTGGTATGCCGCCGCCCTTGCCGAGGCCGGCATCGCCGCCCCGTTTGTTGAGGCGCACAACCGCAGCGCCTACGCGCAATACACCGTGCGCGTGAAAAACCGCGACGCGGTGCAGGCCAAGCTGAAAGAAGCAGGCATTCCCACCGCCGTGCACTATCCGATTCCGCTCAACAAACAGCCCGCAGTGGCCAGCGATGCCGTGCTGCCCGTGGGCGACAAAGTTGCCGAAGAAGTGATGAGCCTGCCCATGCACCCGTATCTGACCGAAGCGCAGGTGCGGCAGGTGGCCGAAGCGCTCAAAGCCGCCGTTTGA
- a CDS encoding acyltransferase: MSNYTVHPSAIVDEGAKIGAGSRIWHFVHICGGAEIGENCSFGQNVFVGNRVKIGDNCKIQNNVSVYDNVYLEEGVFCGPSMVFTNVYNPRSLIERKSEYRDTLVKKGATLGANCTIVCGITIGRFAFVGAGAVVNKDVPDYALMVGVPARQIGWMSEYGEQLDLPVSGNGSAVCSHTGAVYTLSDGRLSKSE; the protein is encoded by the coding sequence ATGAGCAACTACACCGTACACCCCAGCGCCATCGTTGACGAAGGCGCGAAAATCGGCGCCGGCAGCCGCATCTGGCATTTCGTGCACATCTGCGGCGGCGCCGAAATCGGCGAAAACTGCTCGTTCGGGCAAAACGTGTTTGTGGGCAACCGCGTGAAAATCGGCGACAACTGCAAAATCCAAAACAACGTTTCCGTTTACGACAACGTTTATCTCGAAGAAGGCGTGTTCTGCGGCCCCAGCATGGTGTTCACCAATGTGTACAACCCGCGCTCCTTAATCGAGCGCAAAAGCGAATACCGCGACACGCTGGTGAAAAAAGGCGCCACGCTGGGCGCCAACTGCACCATCGTTTGCGGCATCACCATCGGCCGTTTCGCCTTCGTGGGTGCGGGCGCGGTGGTAAACAAAGACGTGCCCGACTACGCCCTGATGGTCGGCGTGCCCGCCCGCCAGATCGGCTGGATGAGCGAATACGGCGAGCAGCTCGACCTGCCCGTGAGCGGCAACGGCAGCGCCGTCTGCTCCCACACAGGCGCCGTTTATACGCTTTCAGACGGCCGCTTGAGCAAATCAGAATAA
- a CDS encoding glycerol-3-phosphate dehydrogenase/oxidase — translation MKIAVAGAGIIGACTAWAAAKQGHAVTLFEQDSVMAHTSQSSSKLLHGGLRYLETGQFALVKKALHARRFWLAQAPHLCRPLELLFPVYEGRGRPKWQIGIGTKLYDFLAAGSGFPRSRWLSKAETLERSPALLSDGLKGAFSFYDAQMDDFALGRWVVDQCRSLGVNVEERHKIETLAELDGFDRIANATGPWAMALRRQQGGEPAYTIDWVRGSHIFIDREQKQALMLPIPQEKRIFFVLPYQGKTLIGTTEIRQNHPEAERPSETETDYLLAAYNAYHSEKLTAADVSGSFSGVRPLLKSAANPSDATREWAFERIGNVLHIYGGKWTTAQLQGEAALQELLK, via the coding sequence ATGAAAATCGCAGTAGCGGGCGCAGGCATCATCGGCGCATGCACCGCTTGGGCGGCGGCCAAACAAGGCCATGCCGTTACCCTGTTCGAGCAGGACAGCGTGATGGCGCACACCAGCCAATCGTCGTCGAAGCTGCTGCACGGCGGCCTGCGCTATCTCGAAACGGGGCAGTTTGCCTTGGTGAAAAAAGCCCTGCACGCCCGCCGCTTCTGGCTGGCGCAAGCCCCGCACCTGTGCCGCCCGCTGGAATTGCTGTTTCCCGTTTACGAAGGGCGCGGCCGCCCGAAATGGCAGATCGGCATCGGCACCAAACTGTATGACTTTCTGGCCGCAGGCAGCGGCTTTCCGCGCAGCCGCTGGCTAAGCAAAGCCGAAACGCTCGAGCGCAGCCCCGCCCTGCTTTCAGACGGCCTCAAAGGCGCATTCTCGTTCTACGACGCACAAATGGACGATTTCGCACTGGGCCGCTGGGTGGTGGATCAATGCCGCAGTTTGGGCGTAAACGTGGAAGAGCGGCATAAAATCGAAACCCTGGCCGAACTCGACGGTTTCGATCGCATCGCCAACGCCACCGGCCCGTGGGCGATGGCGCTGCGCCGGCAGCAGGGCGGAGAACCCGCCTACACCATCGACTGGGTGCGCGGCAGCCACATCTTTATCGACCGCGAACAAAAACAGGCGCTGATGCTGCCGATTCCGCAAGAAAAACGGATTTTCTTCGTGCTGCCCTACCAAGGCAAAACCCTGATCGGCACCACCGAAATCCGCCAAAACCACCCCGAAGCGGAAAGGCCGTCTGAAACCGAAACCGATTACCTTTTGGCCGCCTACAACGCCTACCACAGCGAAAAACTCACGGCGGCGGATGTGAGCGGCAGCTTTTCGGGCGTGCGCCCCCTGCTCAAAAGCGCCGCCAACCCGAGCGACGCCACCCGCGAATGGGCGTTCGAGCGCATAGGCAACGTGCTGCACATCTACGGCGGTAAATGGACGACGGCGCAGCTTCAGGGCGAAGCGGCCTTACAGGAGTTATTGAAATGA
- a CDS encoding Gfo/Idh/MocA family protein encodes MYETIQNRKIKFALVGCGRISNNHFGSFETLKDDCEVVAVCDTNPENLQKAVERTGAKGYASYTEMLAATDADIIVLTTPSGQHPEQAVEAVEAGFHVVTEKPMATRLHDGERMVKAADKAGKRLFVVKQNRLNATLQMLKRAVEEKRFGKICMVHLNVFWTRPQEYYDQGGGWRGTWEFDGGAFMNQASHYVDLMEWLIGPVQDVQAMVSTHRDIETEDTGVVNIRWRNGALGSMAVTMCTYPKNLEGSITILGETGTVRIGGVAVNEIQEWNFADSRDYDEQVKTANYETTSVYGFGHPLYYKNVIDVMRGTAQPITDGREGLKSLELLIAAYLSARDNKTVSLPLVY; translated from the coding sequence ATGTACGAAACCATTCAAAACCGAAAAATCAAATTTGCGCTGGTCGGCTGCGGCCGCATTTCCAACAACCATTTCGGCTCGTTCGAAACCCTGAAAGACGATTGCGAAGTGGTGGCCGTGTGCGACACCAACCCCGAAAACCTGCAAAAAGCCGTAGAGCGCACCGGCGCCAAAGGCTACGCCTCCTACACCGAAATGCTGGCCGCCACCGACGCCGACATCATCGTGCTCACCACCCCCTCGGGCCAACACCCCGAGCAGGCCGTTGAGGCCGTTGAAGCCGGTTTCCACGTGGTTACCGAAAAGCCGATGGCAACCCGCCTGCACGACGGCGAGCGCATGGTGAAAGCGGCCGACAAAGCAGGCAAACGCCTGTTTGTGGTGAAGCAAAACCGCCTGAACGCCACCCTGCAAATGCTCAAACGCGCCGTAGAAGAAAAACGCTTCGGCAAAATCTGCATGGTGCACCTCAACGTTTTCTGGACACGCCCGCAGGAATATTACGACCAAGGCGGCGGCTGGCGCGGCACTTGGGAATTCGACGGCGGCGCGTTTATGAACCAGGCCAGCCACTACGTCGACCTGATGGAATGGCTCATCGGCCCGGTGCAGGATGTTCAGGCCATGGTTTCCACTCACCGCGACATCGAAACCGAAGACACCGGCGTGGTCAACATCCGCTGGCGCAACGGCGCGCTCGGCTCGATGGCCGTAACCATGTGCACCTACCCGAAAAACCTCGAAGGCTCGATTACCATTTTGGGCGAAACCGGCACCGTGCGCATCGGCGGCGTGGCGGTCAACGAAATTCAGGAATGGAACTTCGCCGACAGCCGCGACTACGACGAGCAGGTGAAAACCGCCAACTACGAAACCACTTCGGTTTACGGCTTCGGCCACCCGCTCTACTACAAAAACGTGATCGACGTGATGCGCGGCACCGCCCAGCCGATTACCGACGGCCGCGAAGGCCTCAAATCGCTGGAGCTGCTGATTGCCGCCTACCTTTCCGCGCGCGACAACAAAACCGTGTCGCTGCCGCTGGTTTACTGA
- a CDS encoding nucleotide sugar dehydrogenase yields the protein MKNTTIQKFADKSAKIGIVGLGYVGLPLMLRYVDIGYQVLGFDIDEEKVRKLNNGESYIEHIPADKIAAAKNSLFEATTDFSRIGEVEAVILCVPTPLNKYREPDMSFVIDTTDAVKPYLRAGQVLSLESTTYPGTTEEELLPRVEEGGLKVGENVFLVYSPEREDPGNPDFETRTIPKVIGGHTPACLEVGIALYQPAIDKVVPVSSTKAAELTKLLENIHRAVNIGLVNEMKIVADKMDIDIHEVISAAATKPFGFVAYYPGPGLGGHCIPIDPFYLTWKAREYGVNTRFIELAGEVNSAMPEYVVNKTALALNDHNRSIKGSKILVLGIAYKKNVDDMRESPSVEVMELLRDLGAEVSYSDPHVPVFPKMREHKFDLKSEPLTAENVAKFDCVVLATDHDKFDYDLLKQHAKLIIDTRGKYQGKADNVVKA from the coding sequence ATGAAAAATACCACCATTCAAAAATTCGCCGACAAATCAGCCAAAATCGGCATTGTCGGCCTGGGTTACGTCGGCCTGCCGCTGATGCTGCGCTATGTGGACATCGGCTATCAGGTGTTGGGTTTCGACATCGACGAAGAAAAAGTGCGCAAACTCAACAACGGCGAAAGCTATATCGAGCACATTCCCGCCGACAAAATCGCCGCCGCCAAAAACAGCCTGTTTGAAGCCACCACCGATTTCTCGCGCATCGGCGAAGTGGAAGCGGTGATTCTGTGCGTGCCCACCCCGCTCAACAAATACCGCGAGCCGGATATGAGCTTCGTTATCGACACCACCGACGCCGTGAAACCTTATCTGCGCGCTGGCCAAGTGTTGTCGCTGGAATCCACCACCTATCCCGGCACCACCGAAGAAGAACTGCTGCCGCGCGTGGAAGAAGGCGGCCTGAAAGTGGGCGAGAACGTATTCTTGGTGTATTCGCCCGAGCGCGAAGACCCGGGCAACCCCGATTTTGAAACCCGCACCATTCCGAAAGTTATCGGCGGCCACACCCCCGCCTGTTTGGAAGTGGGCATTGCGCTTTACCAGCCGGCCATCGACAAAGTGGTGCCGGTAAGCTCCACCAAAGCGGCCGAGCTGACCAAGCTGTTGGAAAACATCCACCGCGCCGTCAACATCGGCCTGGTAAACGAGATGAAAATCGTGGCCGACAAAATGGACATCGACATCCACGAGGTGATTTCCGCCGCCGCCACCAAACCGTTCGGCTTCGTGGCCTACTATCCCGGCCCCGGCCTGGGCGGCCACTGCATTCCCATCGACCCTTTCTATTTGACTTGGAAGGCGCGCGAATATGGTGTGAACACCCGCTTTATCGAGCTGGCGGGCGAAGTGAACTCGGCCATGCCCGAATATGTGGTCAACAAAACCGCGCTGGCGCTCAACGACCACAACCGCTCCATCAAAGGCAGCAAAATTTTGGTTTTGGGCATCGCCTATAAGAAAAACGTGGACGATATGCGCGAAAGCCCATCGGTCGAAGTGATGGAACTCTTGCGCGATTTGGGCGCGGAAGTGTCTTACAGCGACCCGCACGTGCCCGTGTTCCCGAAAATGCGCGAACACAAATTCGACCTGAAGAGCGAGCCGTTAACGGCCGAAAACGTGGCGAAGTTCGACTGTGTGGTGCTGGCCACCGACCACGACAAATTCGACTACGACCTGCTCAAACAGCACGCCAAACTGATTATCGACACCCGCGGCAAATACCAGGGCAAAGCCGATAACGTAGTGAAAGCATAA
- the ribD gene encoding bifunctional diaminohydroxyphosphoribosylaminopyrimidine deaminase/5-amino-6-(5-phosphoribosylamino)uracil reductase RibD gives MFDANDTQMMHTALALARQGRFSTSPNPRVGCVVAHGAQIVGQGFHVRAGEPHAEVHALRQAGNMARGATAYVTLEPCSHYGRTPPCAEALIRAGVSRVVAAMSDPNPQVAGKGLAMLREAGIQVDCGLLETEARALNRGFLSRIERGRPFVRLKCAASLDGKTALSDGRSQWITGPEARADVQMLRAESCAVITGVGTVLADNPQLNVRAFPTLRQPARVILDSRLQTPLSSRVVQDGGSPTLIATLNNCHQSLQKYTNHQHLQILRPSESNRRINLHNLLALLAEKGYGEVMVEAGAVLAGAFIEAGLVDEIVLYQAPKILGGNGKGLFSLEENPKSLTEPPLWQTVSVTPLGNDIKWVLQK, from the coding sequence ATGTTTGACGCAAACGATACGCAAATGATGCACACCGCCCTTGCCCTCGCCAGACAAGGGCGTTTTTCCACTTCGCCCAATCCGCGCGTAGGCTGCGTGGTGGCGCACGGCGCGCAGATTGTGGGGCAGGGTTTCCATGTGCGGGCGGGCGAACCCCATGCGGAAGTGCATGCCCTGCGCCAGGCCGGAAACATGGCGCGCGGCGCCACCGCCTATGTTACGCTGGAGCCTTGCAGCCACTACGGCCGCACCCCGCCCTGTGCCGAAGCGCTGATTCGGGCGGGCGTATCGCGCGTGGTCGCGGCCATGTCCGACCCCAATCCGCAGGTGGCGGGCAAAGGCTTGGCGATGCTGCGCGAAGCGGGCATACAGGTGGATTGCGGCCTGCTCGAAACCGAAGCGCGCGCCTTAAACCGAGGCTTTCTCTCGCGTATCGAACGCGGCCGCCCCTTCGTGCGTTTGAAATGCGCCGCCAGCCTCGATGGCAAAACGGCGCTTTCAGACGGCCGCAGCCAATGGATTACCGGCCCCGAAGCGCGCGCCGACGTGCAGATGCTGCGCGCCGAAAGCTGTGCCGTAATCACCGGCGTCGGTACGGTGCTGGCCGACAATCCGCAACTGAACGTGCGCGCCTTTCCAACCCTGCGCCAGCCCGCCCGCGTGATTCTCGACAGCCGCCTGCAAACCCCGCTCTCCAGCCGCGTGGTGCAGGACGGCGGCAGCCCCACGCTCATCGCCACTTTAAACAATTGCCATCAATCTTTGCAAAAATACACAAACCATCAGCATTTGCAAATTTTAAGGCCGTCTGAAAGCAACCGGCGCATAAACTTGCACAATCTACTGGCTTTACTGGCAGAAAAAGGCTACGGCGAAGTGATGGTGGAAGCCGGCGCCGTATTGGCGGGTGCATTCATCGAAGCCGGCCTGGTTGATGAAATCGTGCTCTACCAAGCGCCGAAAATTTTAGGCGGAAACGGCAAGGGTTTGTTTTCTTTAGAAGAAAACCCGAAATCGCTTACCGAGCCGCCGCTTTGGCAAACTGTGTCGGTAACGCCGCTGGGCAACGACATCAAATGGGTTTTGCAAAAATAA
- a CDS encoding cytochrome C — protein MKPYAFVLVAAAVLGLGACSQKVETSVPADSAQASAASDAASAVQTLTGSDGKISIVIQGSNFADASGGELPAGVTAGELTLLQRDDTRDITLYVANLGAPKTDAKTYFANLKAALGADKSLSDVQTGAATDTRMNYRFAQNGADNALLRENCIAIYETGLYNVCASSSTASQEELAAVLKEVNLAK, from the coding sequence ATGAAACCCTATGCTTTTGTTTTGGTTGCCGCCGCCGTTTTAGGTTTGGGCGCATGCAGCCAGAAAGTCGAAACTTCCGTGCCTGCCGACAGCGCGCAGGCATCCGCAGCCTCCGATGCCGCATCCGCCGTGCAAACCCTCACCGGCAGCGACGGCAAAATCAGCATCGTGATCCAGGGCAGCAATTTTGCCGATGCTTCGGGCGGCGAGCTGCCCGCAGGCGTAACCGCGGGCGAACTCACGCTGCTGCAACGCGACGACACCCGCGACATCACCCTGTATGTTGCCAATCTCGGCGCGCCCAAAACCGATGCCAAAACCTATTTCGCCAACCTGAAAGCCGCGCTTGGTGCCGACAAATCGCTGAGCGACGTGCAAACCGGTGCCGCCACCGACACGCGCATGAACTACCGCTTCGCCCAAAACGGCGCAGACAACGCGCTGCTGCGCGAAAACTGCATCGCCATTTACGAAACCGGCCTGTATAACGTGTGCGCCTCGAGCAGCACCGCCAGCCAGGAAGAATTGGCGGCTGTTTTGAAAGAAGTGAATTTAGCGAAATAA